In Mercurialis annua linkage group LG5, ddMerAnnu1.2, whole genome shotgun sequence, a single genomic region encodes these proteins:
- the LOC126679952 gene encoding receptor-like protein EIX2 has product MKAVSVILPLLWFLFASAVLGCNHIEREALLNFKDGLIDPSDRLASWAANDAECCRWFGVVCDNSTAHVTELHLRILSSEEFSSSAAGVGYYFYDVYFDMTSFGGKLSESLLDLKHLNYLDLSNNNFEGVEIPKFLGSMESLRYLNLSNAGFGGTIPHQLGNLTTLQYLNLKQEVSLNVDSLHWLSSLRSLEFLDLSGTNLSRAVNWLDELNTMPSLVELHLSACVFDDSIPLLPNVNFSSLAILDLSNNYYPQVPSWVFRLPTLSSLDLSGNSFDGSLPIRFQNITTLTELYLSRCNLNSSIFNLLHGFTHLQVLHLDSNYQLQGLIPSAIGNLTSLGSLDLSGCSLEGEIPSDIGNLTSLKFLDLSQNRFSGGIPSAISDLDSLTSLDMSDNDLEGEIPTEFRNLCNLRSLKLSKTKLSQDINEVFEILSECGSDKLESLILPSTQLSGQLSDDLLKFKNLAYLDLNDNLIAGTIPENLGELNSLIKLDLGKNKLNGTVSVGFGMLAKLADVDISDNSLAGEISELHFANLTNLVSFVASGNRLILRVSPDWFPPFQLISTIKMGSWQVGPDFPTWIQSLKYLAYLDFSNSKISSTLPVWFNDFSSRLYQYTLSHNQMHGSIPYLTIDDSDYSLIDLSSNFFEGPMPSIFSNPFGLDLSNNSFSGSITTFLCNKSRTIDVLNLGENMFSGDISDCWMNWGYVSVIRLSNNKFRGNIPESIGTLSSLQILNLRNNNLSGAIPVSLENCTRINVFDLSENEMSGEIPTWIGQQLQHTSILNLRGNKFHGLIPKEICNMANLQILDFAENKLNGTIPKCINNLTAMISGTSGLDDGTISSAYGPTLTYKESSSIVRNGRIFEYSTILNFVRSLDLSNNKLSGEIPDEITTLVSLQALNLSHNFLKGRIPKDIGAMKGIESLDFSQNQLSGEIPPSMSSLTFLSNLNLSYNKLSGRIPSSTQLRGLDSSSFRGNENLCGPPLTQNCSGDDHAKPDNIEKEATEDDWNEPEGAVDWSYFYISVAPGFVIGFWGVIGPLLFKKRWRHSYFIFLNELGNRISRSVR; this is encoded by the coding sequence atgaaGGCTGTTTCTGTTATACTTCCTTTGCTTTGGTTTCTCTTCGCATCCGCCGTATTGGGATGCAATCACATCGAAAGGGAAGCTCTTTTGAATTTCAAAGACGGACTTATAGATCCTTCGGACCGACTAGCTTCTTGGGCTGCTAATGACGCGGAGTGCTGCAGATGGTTCGGAGTCGTTTGTGATAACTCGACTGCCCATGTCACGGAGCTCCATCTCAGAATTCTTTCTTCGGAAGAGTTTAGTTCCTCCGCTGCTGGCGTGGGCTACTATTTCTATGATGTGTATTTCGACATGACTTCTTTTGGAGGTAAGCTTAGCGAGTCTTTGCTCGACTTGAAGCATTTGAATTATCTCGATTTAAGCAACAACAATTTCGAAGGAGTTGAGATTCCGAAGTTCCTTGGCTccatggagagtttaagatatCTTAACCTCTCCAATGCAGGATTTGGAGGAACAATTCCTCATCAATTGGGAAATCTTACAACTTTGCAATATCTTAATCTAAAACAAGAAGTTTCTTTGAATGTTGACAGTTTGCATTGGCTTTCTAGTCTTAGATCCCTAGAATTCCTCGACTTGAGTGGCACGAATCTTAGTCGAGCAGTTAATTGGTTAGATGAGTTAAACACAATGCCTTCACTAGTTGAATTGCATTTATCAGCATGTGTGTTTGATGATTCCATACCTCTGCTTCCTAATGTCAACTTTTCATCCCTTGCCATTCTTGATTTGTCAAACAATTACTACCCTCAAGTTCCGAGTTGGGTTTTTCGTCTTCCGACTCTgtcttctcttgatctttcGGGGAATAGTTTTGATGGGTCACTTCCTATTCGTTTTCAGAACATAACCACTCTAACAGAACTTTACTTATCCAGATGCAACCTTAATTCTTCCATATTCAACTTGCTACATGGTTTTACACATCTTCAGGTTCTACACCTTGACTCCAATTATCAATTACAAGGTTTAATTCCAAGTGCCATCGGAAATTTGACTTCCCTCGGTAGTCTTGATTTGTCGGGTTGTTCTCTTGAAGGAGAAATTCCAAGCGACATCGGAAATTTGACTTCCCTCAAATTCCTTGACTTATCACAGAACAGATTTTCAGGAGGAATACCAAGTGCCATTTCAGATTTGGATTCTCTCACCAGCCTTGACATGTCGGATAACGATCTTGAAGGAGAAATTCCAACCGAATTCAGAAATCTTTGCAATTTGAGGTCCCTTAAACTGTCAAAAACCAAACTGAGCCAAGATATAAACGAGGTCTTCGAAATTCTATCGGAATGTGGTTCTGACAAACTTGAGTCATTGATTCTGCCATCTACTCAACTATCAGGTCAGTTATCGGACGATCTACTGAAATTTAAGAATCTAGCTTACTTAGATCTTAATGATAATTTGATCGCTGGTACAATTCCAGAGAACTTAGGAGAGTTGAATTCCTTGATAAAATTAGACCTTGGGAAGAACAAACTGAATGGGACTGTCTCGGTAGGTTTCGGGATGCTGGCTAAGTTAGCAGATGTAGATATTTCTGATAATTCATTGGCAGGTGAAATTTCTGAACTTCACTTTGCAAACCTCACAAATTTGGTAAGTTTTGTGGCATCCGGTAATCGGCTGATCCTGAGAGTTAGTCCTGATTGGTTTCCTCCTTTTCAACTTATTTCAACCATAAAAATGGGATCCTGGCAAGTTGGTCCTGACTTCCCCACTTGGATTCAATCCCTGAAATATCTAGCATATCTCGACTTTTCTAACTCGAAAATTTCTAGTACCCTTCCCGTCTGGTTCAATGACTTTTCTTCCAGACTTTATCAATATACTTTATCTCATAACCAAATGCATGGAAGCATTCCCTATTTAACCATAGATGATTCTGATTACTCATTGATTGACTTGAGTTCAAATTTTTTTGAGGGTCCTATGCCATCAATCTTTTCCAATCCATTTGGGCTAGATCTTTCAAACAACTCGTTTTCTGGATCAATAACTACCTTTTTATGCAACAAATCGAGGACTATAGACGTTCTTAACCTGGGAGAAAATATGTTTTCAGGAGATATATCAGATTGTTGGATGAACTGGGGTTATGTAAGTGTGATAAGATTAAGCAACAATAAATTCAGGGGAAACATTCCAGAGTCCATCGGAACTTTAAGTTCCCTCCAGATATTGAATCTTCGGAACAACAATCTTTCTGGAGCAATACCAGTTTCACTCGAGAATTGCACACGAATAAATGTATTTGACTTGAGTGAAAATGAAATGAGTGGTGAGATTCCTACTTGGATAGGGCAACAACTTCAACATACTAGTATTCTCAATCTTCGAGGAAATAAGTTTCACGGACTCATACCTAAAGAGATCTGCAATATGGCTAATTTACAGATCTTGGACTTTGCAGAAAACAAACTCAATGGTACCATACCGAAATGTATTAATAATTTGACAGCAATGATCAGTGGAACAAGTGGTCTGGATGACGGGACTATCTCTTCGGCTTATGGTCCTACATTGACATATAAGGAGAGTTCCTCAATTGTCAGAAATGGAAGAATATTCGAATACAGCACCATTCTCAATTTCGTCAGGAGTCTAGACCTTTCAAATAACAAACTATCGGGAGAGATTCCTGATGAAATTACAACACTTGTATCATTACAAGCTCTAAATTTGTCACACAATTTTTTGAAAGGGAGAATTCCTAAGGATATAGGTGCTATGAAGGGCATAGAATCTCTCGATTTCTCTCAAAACCAGCTATCTGGTGAAATTCCACCAAGCATGTCAAGTTTGACATTTCTGAGTAATTTGAACTTGTCCTACAACAAATTATCAGGAAGAATTCCTTCAAGCACCCAATTGCGAGGTTTGGATTCATCTAGTTTCAGGGGCAACGAGAACCTCTGTGGGCCTCCTCTCACTCAGAACTGCAGCGGTGATGATCATGCAAAGCCTGACAATATTGAGAAAGAAGCAACAGAAGATGATTGGAATGAACCTGAAGGAGCAGTGGACTGGTCTTACTTCTATATAAGCGTTGCGCCTGGATTTGTGATAGGGTTCTGGGGAGTAATAGGTCCTCTGCTGTTTAAGAAAAGATGGAGACATTCGTACTTCATCTTTCTGAATGAATTG